The following proteins are co-located in the Scomber scombrus chromosome 2, fScoSco1.1, whole genome shotgun sequence genome:
- the LOC133990451 gene encoding histone H2B 1/2-like, protein MPEPAKSAPKKGSKKAVTKTAGKGGKKKRKTRKESYAIYVYKVLKQVHPDTGISSKAMGIMNSFVSDIFERIAGEASRLAHYNKRSTITSREIQTAVRLLLPGELAKHAVSEGTKAVTKYTSSK, encoded by the coding sequence ATGCCTGAACCGGCGAAGTCAGCACCTAAGAAAGGCTCGAAGAAAGCCGTGACTAAAACCGCAGGGAAGggtggaaaaaagaagaggaagaccaGGAAGGAGAGTTACGCCATCTATGTGTACAAGGTGCTGAAACAGGTCCATCCAGACACCGGCATCTCCTCCAAGGCCATGGGCATTATGAACTCCTTTGTCAGTGACATCTTTGAGCGGATCGCCGGTGAAGCTTCTCGTCTGGCTCACTATAATAAACGCTCCACCATCACCTCCAGAGAGATCCAGACCGCTGTCCGCCTGCTGCTTCCCGGTGAGCTGGCTAAACACGCCGTGTCCGAGGGAACCAAGGCGGTGACTAAATACACCAGCTCCAAATAA